The following proteins are co-located in the Heliorestis convoluta genome:
- a CDS encoding GerMN domain-containing protein, translating into MTRKKLFLGALFLVLSMIFFVGCTGNSTDNGSNQSQEPVQEQLSEEAIQVVLYFADQEAEYLNRVEREIEEQEDLIRALFEELKKPGEYGAVLPTDAELIDYTIEGKILSLNFNEGFANLGGSASEFLAINAIVNTFTELPDYDAVSFYVENEMLETGHNAYDQPVTRNENAIQFQ; encoded by the coding sequence CTGTTTCTAGGAGCTCTCTTTTTGGTTTTATCGATGATCTTTTTCGTGGGTTGTACAGGAAATAGTACCGATAATGGAAGCAATCAGAGCCAAGAGCCAGTACAAGAACAATTGTCAGAAGAAGCCATTCAAGTTGTCTTGTACTTTGCTGATCAGGAAGCAGAATACTTAAATCGCGTTGAAAGAGAAATTGAAGAGCAAGAAGATTTGATTCGAGCGTTGTTCGAAGAACTGAAAAAACCAGGTGAATACGGAGCCGTCTTACCGACAGACGCCGAACTGATTGACTATACAATAGAAGGTAAGATTCTTTCGCTAAACTTCAATGAAGGCTTTGCGAATCTAGGTGGCAGCGCCTCTGAGTTTCTCGCCATCAATGCTATTGTCAACACCTTTACCGAGTTGCCCGACTATGATGCGGTGTCTTTTTATGTAGAAAATGAGATGCTCGAAACAGGACACAATGCCTACGATCAACCAGTGACTAGAAATGAAAATGCAATCCAGTTCCAGTAA